One Bradyrhizobium sp. ISRA464 genomic window carries:
- a CDS encoding WYL domain-containing protein produces the protein MKIQEAPAQHTEHDFDLVLRICLIIDHMIIRIEDTMSVKLLSELNQKRGGAALRARLKHIDDRLIWFGFLRLADHASKFGISDVQGKIDIKTYRNLSTTPPPERKPGPAAAGVRAGTYTRPDRFVPVFDAPGTLDDLARTLLQEARPDESLAIERVLPPARWIEPDNVRAILAATELRESCKLQYQSMTSSEGSERVICPHALVKASGRWHVRAFDFSRKKFIDFSLSRALSSVPLPSQPPVPAALDDDWHATVAVEFVPHPKLSAAQRQAIAREFKMQQGLLVVPVRRALLFYLLDEMRLLGPVRRQDKDAADVPVWVKNVREVASELEAMEADS, from the coding sequence ATGAAGATCCAGGAAGCCCCGGCTCAACACACGGAGCATGACTTCGACCTCGTCCTCCGAATCTGTTTGATTATTGATCATATGATTATTAGAATTGAAGATACGATGTCTGTAAAGTTACTATCCGAACTTAATCAGAAGAGGGGTGGGGCAGCGCTGCGTGCCCGGCTGAAGCACATCGACGACAGATTGATCTGGTTTGGTTTTCTGCGACTCGCGGACCATGCCTCAAAATTTGGCATATCCGACGTGCAAGGAAAAATAGATATTAAGACTTATCGCAACCTTTCGACTACACCTCCTCCGGAGCGAAAACCGGGGCCGGCTGCGGCAGGAGTGCGGGCCGGGACCTACACACGACCTGACAGGTTCGTCCCCGTTTTTGACGCGCCGGGGACGCTAGATGATCTCGCGCGGACCCTCTTGCAGGAGGCCCGGCCGGACGAATCCCTGGCGATCGAGCGAGTTCTGCCTCCAGCGCGCTGGATCGAGCCTGACAACGTCAGGGCAATTCTCGCTGCGACAGAGCTTCGGGAGAGTTGCAAGCTTCAGTATCAGTCGATGACAAGCTCCGAAGGGAGCGAGCGCGTCATTTGTCCCCATGCGTTGGTAAAAGCTTCGGGACGTTGGCACGTCAGGGCCTTCGATTTCTCGCGGAAGAAATTCATCGATTTCTCGCTCTCGCGCGCGCTCTCATCTGTGCCGCTACCGAGCCAACCTCCTGTACCTGCGGCCTTAGACGATGATTGGCACGCGACGGTCGCGGTAGAATTCGTGCCTCACCCGAAGCTCTCCGCGGCCCAACGCCAGGCGATCGCACGGGAGTTCAAGATGCAGCAAGGGCTGTTGGTTGTTCCGGTCCGTCGTGCGCTGTTGTTCTATCTGCTTGATGAAATGCGATTGCTGGGGCCAGTCAGGCGGCAGGACAAGGACGCGGCAGACGTGCCTGTCTGGGTGAAGAACGTTCGCGAGGTTGCATCTGAATTGGAGGCAATGGAAGCCGACAGCTAA
- a CDS encoding helix-turn-helix transcriptional regulator yields the protein MVNAPEPSMSPAQVRAARAWLNWNQDVLAKKARVSKTTLNRFEQGLSILNSDTSDRIRKTLEEAGIRFQFRKMVGIGISIAPPTDSFE from the coding sequence ATGGTTAATGCGCCGGAGCCGAGCATGTCTCCTGCCCAAGTGAGAGCCGCCCGAGCATGGCTCAATTGGAATCAAGACGTTCTGGCGAAGAAGGCTCGCGTGTCAAAGACGACCTTGAATCGCTTCGAGCAGGGTCTGTCGATACTCAATTCGGACACATCCGATCGCATACGGAAAACGTTGGAGGAAGCGGGAATTCGATTTCAGTTTCGGAAGATGGTCGGCATCGGGATATCGATTGCGCCTCCTACCGACTCTTTTGAATAG